One genomic window of Marinobacter adhaerens HP15 includes the following:
- a CDS encoding MBL fold metallo-hydrolase codes for MDIRPAATLVLVRDTADGLEVLLLQRTWDAVFMPGYFVFPGGRVEENETHGQDHIIGTADAEISQIMSVDEGGADYMLAAVRECFEESGVLVAVDKQGNPIAGDHPAHADRKSVFDGDLSLASLCKKHGLAIPLDRLAYLGHWITPPGPPRRFDTRFFVTPAPEGQLAGHDGVETIDHVWIRPEQALEDHRKGQCLLGLPTIRTLRVLSDFDTTEALMRYAHANPPEPYPSKPWPAIKKGKPVTLEPGAPAYDEAAKLDPEGEGSTQAKIIPGEAVEVAARVVRLTAPNPGMMTGPGTNTYILGHERFTVIDPGPANESHIERILEVTGGVIDQVLVTHTHQDHSPAVAALKECTGCRVFGWPAPAGAGQDQTFRADDEPEHGDLIVTEAGVLKVLHTPGHASNHLCFLLVDQQLLFSGDHIMQGSTVVINPPDGDMKAYIESLYELLAESVRYIAPAHGFLMGHPEAVIDFLITHRLSREHKVARALEALTPVDLKALTAKAYDDVPTAIHGLAARSALAHLLKLEAEHRAFREDDLWHAIHES; via the coding sequence ATGGATATTCGCCCTGCTGCCACCTTGGTTCTGGTTCGAGATACGGCCGACGGACTTGAAGTCCTGCTGCTGCAACGTACCTGGGACGCCGTGTTTATGCCCGGCTATTTTGTATTCCCCGGAGGGAGGGTCGAGGAAAATGAGACTCACGGCCAGGATCATATAATCGGCACCGCAGACGCCGAGATCAGTCAGATCATGAGCGTCGATGAGGGCGGCGCGGACTATATGTTGGCGGCGGTTCGGGAGTGTTTCGAGGAGTCCGGCGTTCTGGTTGCGGTGGACAAGCAGGGCAATCCAATCGCCGGGGATCATCCGGCCCACGCGGATCGGAAGTCGGTGTTCGACGGCGATCTGTCTCTGGCCAGTCTGTGTAAAAAGCACGGCCTGGCGATTCCGTTGGACCGGCTGGCCTATCTCGGCCACTGGATCACGCCGCCGGGGCCACCACGGCGTTTCGATACACGGTTTTTCGTGACGCCCGCTCCCGAAGGCCAGCTGGCCGGGCACGACGGGGTCGAAACCATTGATCACGTCTGGATCCGGCCGGAGCAGGCCCTTGAGGACCATCGCAAGGGCCAGTGTTTGCTGGGGCTGCCGACGATTCGTACGTTACGGGTGCTCAGTGATTTCGACACCACTGAGGCGCTGATGCGTTACGCCCATGCCAATCCGCCGGAGCCCTATCCAAGCAAGCCCTGGCCGGCGATCAAAAAGGGCAAACCGGTGACGCTGGAACCGGGTGCGCCGGCCTACGATGAGGCAGCGAAGCTGGATCCGGAGGGCGAAGGCTCCACACAGGCGAAGATTATACCCGGTGAGGCGGTAGAGGTTGCCGCCAGGGTCGTCCGTCTGACGGCGCCCAACCCGGGCATGATGACGGGGCCGGGTACCAACACTTACATTCTGGGCCATGAACGCTTTACGGTAATTGATCCCGGACCCGCCAACGAGTCCCATATCGAGCGGATTCTGGAGGTGACCGGTGGCGTGATTGACCAGGTTCTGGTGACCCACACGCATCAGGACCATTCGCCGGCGGTTGCTGCCCTGAAAGAGTGCACCGGTTGCCGGGTGTTTGGTTGGCCGGCGCCCGCGGGTGCCGGGCAAGACCAGACCTTCCGGGCCGACGATGAACCGGAGCACGGTGATCTGATTGTGACCGAAGCCGGGGTCCTGAAGGTGCTGCATACCCCGGGGCATGCCTCGAACCACCTGTGTTTTCTGCTGGTCGACCAGCAGCTGCTGTTCTCCGGTGACCACATCATGCAGGGCTCAACGGTGGTCATTAATCCGCCGGACGGCGACATGAAGGCCTATATCGAGTCGCTCTACGAGTTGCTGGCAGAGTCTGTACGTTACATTGCGCCGGCACACGGGTTCCTGATGGGGCATCCCGAAGCGGTGATCGATTTCCTGATTACCCACCGCCTCTCGCGCGAACACAAGGTGGCCCGTGCGCTGGAAGCCCTGACTCCCGTGGATCTGAAAGCCCTTACCGCCAAAGCCTATGACGATGTTCCGACGGCCATCCACGGCCTGGCGGCAAGGTCAGCCCTGGCGCATTTGCTGAAACTGGAAGCGGAGCACCGGGCGTTCCGGGAGGACGACCTCTGGCATGCCATACACGAGAGCTAA
- a CDS encoding MalY/PatB family protein: MSSPFDDPVSRENTCSVKFDARQAVFGTEEVIPVWVADMDFAAPEAVTRALAERAAHPIYGYTLFPDSLYQSMIDWFANRHGWEIQREWILMAPGVVPSINAACMAYAGPGEGVIIQPPVYPPFFSSVRHSGRVVIENPLVPEDPDTGDPGHYRMDLDHLEECAARPDARVLLLCSPHNPVGRVWSEEELRAVLDIARRHQLVVVSDEIHCDLVFPDKPRHTMLANLAGPDDALVMAVAPSKSFNMPGLGLSALVIPDAERRKAMKAVFESMHLPQCNPFSIAGFEAGYRHGGPWLDDLMAYLQANRDYVVEAVGQRLPGVRVSAPEGTYLMWLDCRELGLDDAGLKRFFVRKAGVGMNPGLSFGDPGSGFMRLNIGCPRSVLEEVIGRIEAALDRDLSDH; this comes from the coding sequence GTGTCCAGCCCTTTCGATGACCCGGTTTCCCGTGAGAATACCTGTTCCGTCAAGTTCGATGCCCGCCAGGCGGTTTTTGGCACCGAGGAGGTGATTCCGGTGTGGGTTGCTGATATGGATTTTGCAGCCCCTGAGGCGGTCACCCGCGCATTGGCGGAGCGGGCGGCACATCCGATCTACGGCTACACCCTGTTTCCGGACAGTCTTTATCAGTCGATGATTGACTGGTTCGCCAACCGTCACGGCTGGGAGATCCAGCGCGAATGGATACTGATGGCACCCGGCGTGGTGCCATCCATCAACGCCGCGTGCATGGCCTACGCCGGGCCTGGCGAGGGTGTGATCATTCAGCCGCCGGTGTATCCGCCGTTCTTCAGTTCGGTGCGGCACAGTGGCCGGGTGGTGATCGAGAACCCGTTGGTGCCCGAGGATCCGGACACCGGGGACCCCGGCCACTACCGCATGGATCTGGATCATCTTGAAGAGTGTGCAGCGCGTCCCGATGCTCGCGTCCTGCTGCTGTGTTCACCTCACAACCCGGTCGGCCGGGTGTGGTCCGAGGAAGAACTGAGGGCGGTGCTGGATATCGCACGTCGGCATCAGTTGGTGGTGGTGTCCGACGAGATCCATTGCGATCTCGTTTTCCCCGACAAACCCCGTCATACGATGCTGGCCAACCTGGCCGGCCCTGACGACGCACTGGTCATGGCGGTGGCTCCCAGCAAGAGTTTCAATATGCCCGGGCTGGGACTGTCGGCTCTGGTGATTCCGGATGCGGAGCGGCGAAAGGCCATGAAAGCGGTGTTCGAATCGATGCATCTGCCCCAGTGTAATCCGTTCAGCATTGCCGGGTTTGAGGCCGGTTATCGCCATGGTGGTCCCTGGCTGGACGATCTGATGGCTTACCTGCAGGCAAACCGGGACTACGTGGTGGAAGCGGTCGGCCAGCGCCTCCCCGGCGTTCGGGTGTCTGCTCCGGAGGGCACGTATCTTATGTGGCTGGATTGCCGCGAGCTGGGTCTGGACGATGCGGGTCTGAAACGCTTTTTTGTTCGGAAGGCCGGTGTGGGCATGAATCCCGGACTCTCCTTCGGAGACCCGGGCAGCGGCTTTATGCGCCTGAATATCGGCTGCCCGAGGTCGGTTCTTGAGGAGGTCATTGGCCGCATTGAAGCGGCCCTGGACAGGGACTTATCAGATCACTGA
- a CDS encoding carbohydrate-binding protein has product MVELTLSNARSFFCLILMLLAASLSAPAAAEPCDPETAKWNPEHYYPEDAVVFHKGHWYESREMHKGLEPGITFDWNKLDSVPDCSNRPDSGKRAKGSDKQNDGQPGLNQADGKSHRGETASGMCVRPEQWLFSKSYEKGDLASHGGQIWEATGPTRGDMPDMDEPPHWKLVEEHCALQNQ; this is encoded by the coding sequence ATGGTTGAACTCACTCTCAGTAACGCTCGCAGCTTCTTTTGCCTGATTCTGATGCTGTTGGCCGCGAGCCTGTCGGCACCGGCTGCGGCAGAACCCTGCGATCCGGAGACAGCCAAGTGGAACCCCGAGCATTATTACCCCGAAGATGCCGTGGTTTTCCATAAAGGCCACTGGTACGAATCCAGAGAGATGCATAAGGGACTGGAGCCCGGCATCACGTTTGACTGGAACAAGCTCGACTCAGTGCCCGATTGCAGCAACCGACCCGATAGCGGAAAGCGGGCCAAGGGCAGCGACAAACAGAATGACGGACAGCCGGGGCTCAACCAGGCAGACGGCAAATCCCATCGCGGTGAAACCGCTTCCGGAATGTGCGTAAGGCCGGAACAATGGCTGTTTTCGAAAAGCTATGAAAAAGGCGACCTGGCCAGTCACGGAGGACAGATCTGGGAAGCCACCGGGCCAACTCGGGGGGACATGCCAGACATGGACGAGCCCCCTCACTGGAAACTGGTTGAAGAGCACTGCGCCCTTCAAAATCAGTGA
- a CDS encoding thioesterase family protein, with the protein MARIKLSFPDDVFCFETRMPVRITDINGANHLGNDALISMLSEARAQFLVSYGIQEASKDGTGIIVTDLATMYQSESFFPEMLRFEVGLMDFNKYGGDFVFRVTKAESGQPVALAKYGFVFFNYHRKEVVPVPESFRSRFA; encoded by the coding sequence GTGGCCCGAATCAAACTCTCCTTCCCGGATGACGTCTTCTGCTTCGAAACCAGGATGCCCGTCAGAATCACCGACATCAACGGCGCCAACCACCTCGGCAACGACGCCCTCATCTCCATGCTCTCCGAGGCCCGGGCCCAGTTCCTGGTCAGCTATGGCATCCAGGAAGCCAGCAAGGACGGCACCGGCATTATCGTCACCGACCTGGCCACCATGTACCAGTCCGAGTCCTTCTTCCCGGAAATGCTGCGCTTTGAAGTGGGTCTGATGGACTTCAACAAGTATGGCGGGGATTTCGTATTCCGGGTCACCAAGGCCGAGAGCGGCCAGCCGGTGGCACTGGCGAAGTATGGCTTCGTCTTCTTCAACTACCACCGCAAGGAAGTGGTGCCGGTGCCAGAGAGCTTCCGCTCACGCTTTGCCTGA
- a CDS encoding succinylglutamate desuccinylase/aspartoacylase family protein, whose product MLFERLKKPSPRILLIGLVIPWLSAPLLAETDSAKASKKSEVLVAELAEDESVEDVEQSAPLQTKGQEHKSRKPEAPRGGAGVDTPSAASRKVAPNIDLKQVAPPPEAQVSTPADTDADAAESEVMATEAGAEPEPQPEPEIREGKVFTLLDNDVMPGTSTRLAWTPGIQIAGLSQTTPVLVVNGINAGPTLCLTGAVHGDELNGIEIIRQTMYDLNPEKLSGTVVGVPIVNLPGFQQGSRYLPDRRDLNRHFPGSPNGSLADRIAHSLFENVIRKCDMLVDIHTGSLKRTNLPQLRADMNNPDVAEFTRGFDRMAVVHSSGSAGMLRTAAVEAGIRTVTLEAGESHRIQQHQISAGVNSLTSLMERQGMISRMFVWGDPEPVYYDSDWIRADHGGILFSEIELGANVSEGEILGYVSDPITNAQHPIRSTSDGRVIGMAVDQVVMAGFAAYHIGTEAEVPGE is encoded by the coding sequence ATGCTGTTCGAGCGGCTTAAAAAACCGTCCCCCCGGATCCTGCTGATCGGCCTGGTGATACCCTGGCTGTCGGCACCGCTTTTGGCCGAAACCGATTCGGCAAAGGCCAGCAAAAAATCCGAAGTGCTGGTTGCCGAGCTGGCCGAGGACGAAAGCGTCGAGGACGTTGAGCAGTCGGCTCCCTTGCAGACCAAAGGGCAGGAACACAAATCCCGGAAACCGGAAGCCCCACGGGGCGGTGCCGGTGTCGATACGCCCTCAGCAGCGTCACGGAAAGTGGCGCCGAATATCGATCTGAAACAGGTAGCACCGCCACCGGAAGCCCAGGTGTCAACGCCGGCCGACACGGATGCGGATGCCGCCGAATCCGAGGTGATGGCAACCGAAGCCGGGGCCGAACCTGAGCCGCAACCCGAACCCGAAATTCGCGAGGGCAAGGTATTCACCCTGCTCGACAACGATGTAATGCCGGGCACGTCTACCCGCCTGGCCTGGACGCCAGGCATCCAGATTGCCGGTCTGTCCCAGACCACGCCGGTACTGGTGGTTAACGGTATCAACGCCGGCCCCACCCTGTGCCTCACCGGCGCCGTCCATGGGGACGAGCTGAACGGCATCGAAATCATCCGCCAGACCATGTACGACCTGAACCCCGAGAAGCTCTCGGGCACGGTGGTAGGCGTGCCGATTGTGAACCTGCCTGGATTCCAGCAGGGCAGCCGCTACCTCCCCGACCGTCGGGATCTCAACCGGCATTTCCCGGGCAGCCCCAACGGCAGCCTGGCGGACCGGATTGCCCATTCACTGTTCGAAAACGTGATTCGCAAGTGCGACATGCTGGTGGACATCCATACCGGTTCACTGAAGCGAACCAACCTGCCGCAACTGCGCGCCGACATGAACAATCCGGATGTGGCGGAATTTACCCGCGGCTTTGACCGCATGGCGGTGGTGCACAGCTCGGGATCTGCAGGCATGTTACGCACGGCCGCCGTGGAGGCCGGCATTCGAACGGTCACACTGGAAGCGGGCGAATCCCACCGTATCCAGCAACACCAGATCAGCGCCGGCGTTAACAGCCTCACCAGCCTGATGGAGCGCCAGGGCATGATCTCCAGAATGTTCGTGTGGGGCGATCCGGAACCGGTCTACTACGATTCCGACTGGATCCGGGCCGATCACGGCGGGATCCTGTTCAGCGAAATTGAATTGGGCGCTAATGTATCGGAAGGTGAGATTCTCGGTTACGTCTCCGACCCGATCACCAACGCCCAGCACCCCATCCGGTCCACCAGTGATGGCCGTGTGATCGGTATGGCCGTGGACCAGGTCGTGATGGCCGGTTTCGCCGCCTACCACATTGGTACGGAGGCAGAAGTTCCCGGAGAGTAG
- a CDS encoding DMT family transporter — MSSENAGVLSRIPGLAYIGLVLTPLFWAGNAVVARGTVENIPPLSMSFWRWVIALAILLPFGLPGIWRHRQVIRQRFGSMLALATFSVGAFNTLLYLAATTTTATNIALINATIPIFVALLAWILLGDRTRPIQALGIALAITGIVTVIARGDLSVLTSLQAQPGDLIMVAAVFSWGLFSVLLRRQAVPLPALTFLTTQILLGTMVVLPFYLTDLIFFSGGFELSKTTAMPLLYFAIFPGILAYGFWNHGVHKIGPARAAIFMYLTPVFASILAGIFLAESLGLFHIIGAVLILAGLVLATQTRVRTNYPLSKQQAKGETHG; from the coding sequence GTGTCTTCCGAGAACGCCGGAGTCTTATCACGTATTCCCGGCCTGGCCTACATCGGGCTGGTTCTCACCCCGCTATTCTGGGCCGGCAACGCCGTGGTGGCCCGGGGTACGGTCGAGAACATCCCGCCGTTATCCATGTCCTTCTGGCGCTGGGTGATCGCGCTGGCTATCCTGCTGCCCTTCGGGCTTCCCGGTATCTGGCGCCACCGCCAGGTTATCCGCCAGCGCTTCGGCTCCATGCTGGCACTGGCAACCTTCAGTGTGGGAGCCTTCAATACCCTGCTGTATCTGGCCGCCACCACAACCACCGCGACCAACATTGCCCTGATCAACGCCACCATTCCCATTTTTGTCGCTCTGCTTGCCTGGATCCTGCTCGGCGACCGGACCCGGCCGATTCAGGCGTTGGGAATCGCGCTGGCGATTACTGGCATCGTTACCGTGATTGCCCGCGGCGACCTCTCGGTGTTGACCAGTCTCCAGGCCCAACCGGGCGATCTGATCATGGTGGCGGCAGTATTCAGCTGGGGCCTGTTCTCGGTGCTACTGAGACGACAGGCAGTGCCTCTGCCAGCACTGACCTTTCTAACCACGCAAATTCTTCTGGGCACGATGGTTGTGCTGCCCTTCTACCTGACAGATCTGATTTTCTTCTCCGGAGGCTTCGAGCTGTCAAAAACCACCGCCATGCCGCTTCTGTACTTCGCGATCTTCCCGGGGATCCTGGCCTATGGATTCTGGAACCACGGTGTGCATAAAATTGGCCCGGCCAGAGCGGCCATCTTTATGTACCTGACACCTGTCTTTGCCTCGATTCTTGCGGGCATTTTCCTGGCCGAGTCCCTCGGACTGTTTCACATTATCGGAGCCGTGCTGATTCTTGCGGGACTGGTGCTGGCGACACAAACCCGAGTACGCACGAACTACCCACTCTCAAAGCAGCAAGCAAAAGGAGAAACCCATGGTTGA